Genomic segment of Myxococcus stipitatus:
GCCCTTGCGTTCTCCGGAGCTCCGCCGTTCCCCCTCGGCGGACGTCTCCGCGGAGCCGAAGGTCGCGGTCCTGCTCAACGCGAACGCCCGCAAGGTGGACGCCCGGGTGGTGAAGTCGCTGTCGCACGTCGTGCCGGAGCAGGACCTGTTCCTCTCCCGCTCGCCCCTGGATGGCCGCCGCATCGCCCAGACGGTGCTGGAGCGCGGCTACCCGATGGTCTTCACCGGCGGCGGCGACGGCACGTTCATGGGCTTCGTGAACGAGGTGCTCCAGCAGGTCGGCCCCCGAGGCCGCTTCGCTGGCCAGCAGGCGCCCCGCTTCGGCATCCTCAAGCTGGGCACGGGCAATGGAATCGCCGCCCACGTCAACGCCTCCGGCACCCGGGGCGACGGCATCCTCAACGACGTGCTGCGCGCCCGGACGGGGGAAATCCCGGGCTTCCGCCCCATGGACCTGCTGATGGTGGATGGCCAGCGCGCGCCCTTCGCGGGCCTGGGCGTGGATGGCAAGGTGCTCAACGACTACATCTGGGTGAAGGAGAACCTGGGCAAGGGCCTGCTCAAGAGCGTCCTCTCGGGCAGCGGGGGCTACTTCTCCGCAGTGGCCTGCAAGACGGTGCCGCACTATCTGACGAACTCCACCTGGGTCGAGTGCGAGGTCGTCAACGGGCAGGCTGGCGAGGCGTACCGGCTGGGCGCGGATGGACAGCCGATGGGCGAGCCCATCGCCCCGGGCGAGCTGCTCTTCCGAGGCAAGCTGATGATGGCGGCCGCGGGCACCATGCCCTTCTATGGCTATGGCTTCCGCATGTTCCCGTTCGCGTGTGGGCGTCGGGGCTTCATGCAGCTGCGGCTGGGCCAGGTGACGCCGACGCAGGTGCTGGCCAACCTGCCCCGCTTGTGGAACGGCCGCTGGTTCCCGGAAGGCCTCCACGACTTCCACGTCCGCGACGCCACCATCCGCTTCGCGCGCCCCATGCCGTTCCAGGTCGGCGGCGACGCGGCCGGGTACCGGGACGAGGTCTCCCTGTCCGTGGCACCCGACTCCATCGAGCTCGTCGACTTCAACGGCGCGCTGAACTGAGCCGAGCCGAGGGGCGGGCCTTCCCGCCCCCGCAAGGACTCAACCCCTGTCGCGCGAGGCCGGAGGCTTCTCTCCTGGCTCCTTGCGGCGTCCCACCAGGAACGCGTAGCTGACGCTGGCCTTGCCGTTGCTCTCGCGGTGCAGCGCCAGCTCCTCGCGAAGCGCGGAGGCCTGAGCGCCCGACGTGGGCCGGAGGCTCGCCTCGACTTCGCGGTAGTAGTCGTCCAGCTCCGAGTCGTGCAGCGTCTCGGCCGACTCCGGCTCGAAGCCCCCCACCTCCAGGGACTGGAGCATCTCGCGCGGCAGTAGCAGAGGCGCGCCCAGCCGACGCTCCCAGAGCTCACTGGCGGCCTTGGGAAGGACCCGCCCCACCCTCACGGGGAACGTCATCCCGAGGCGGCCTCGCCTCGCCAGCAAGGGCCTCAGGTTCGCCAGCGTCGCACGCAGGGAATACAGCACCCGGCCCTGGATGAGGATGGCATCCAGCCAGCCATCCGAGAAGCCGAGGTCGTCCAGCGTCACGCTCCGGGCCTCGATGCGATCAGACAGTCCCTCGTGACGAACCCGGTCTCGCAGGGTCGCGACCTGGGCTTCGTCGGTGTCCGCGGCGATGACGGTGCAGCCGATCTCCCGGGCCAGCACCAGCGCGGCGCTCGCGTCGCCTCCACACCCGAGCACCAGCACACGAGCGCCCGGCTCCAGTTGGGCCACCTTGGCGAAGCGTCGGGTCGCGTCGTCGGAACTGAACGCACGCCGGGCGTCCGCGGGGTGGTACAGCGGAAAGGAGTCAGCGGGGCTCATAGGTTCCTCATATATCCAACCCCGGAGGGACTTCCAGAGACGGGGCGGGCTCCCCACCCGAGGGAGAAGCCCCCGCGCACCTTGCTTCACAGGTAGTAGATGACGCGAGGGTCTTTGTGGAGCTGGTCGTAGATGCCGCGCCGTTGCTCCTCGGACAGCAGGTAGACCGACACGCTCAACGACACGTAGTTGCCCTTGCTGCTGGGCTGCTCGTGGATGGAGTCCGGGGAGATTTCGGCCCCCATCAGCTTCCGGAACAAGTCCCGCACGTGCTCCGCGAAGTCGGAGCCCTTCTTGCCCATGACCTTGAAGGTATAGACCGAGGGGTACTCGATGAGGGGCTTCTTCTCCGCGTCTTCCGAGGGGGTGTCTCCGGGTCCGTCCTTCTTCATGTCACGTCTCTTTGCTCCGACGCGCGACGGCG
This window contains:
- a CDS encoding diacylglycerol/lipid kinase family protein: MLVQPLRSPELRRSPSADVSAEPKVAVLLNANARKVDARVVKSLSHVVPEQDLFLSRSPLDGRRIAQTVLERGYPMVFTGGGDGTFMGFVNEVLQQVGPRGRFAGQQAPRFGILKLGTGNGIAAHVNASGTRGDGILNDVLRARTGEIPGFRPMDLLMVDGQRAPFAGLGVDGKVLNDYIWVKENLGKGLLKSVLSGSGGYFSAVACKTVPHYLTNSTWVECEVVNGQAGEAYRLGADGQPMGEPIAPGELLFRGKLMMAAAGTMPFYGYGFRMFPFACGRRGFMQLRLGQVTPTQVLANLPRLWNGRWFPEGLHDFHVRDATIRFARPMPFQVGGDAAGYRDEVSLSVAPDSIELVDFNGALN
- a CDS encoding SAM-dependent methyltransferase, producing the protein MSPADSFPLYHPADARRAFSSDDATRRFAKVAQLEPGARVLVLGCGGDASAALVLAREIGCTVIAADTDEAQVATLRDRVRHEGLSDRIEARSVTLDDLGFSDGWLDAILIQGRVLYSLRATLANLRPLLARRGRLGMTFPVRVGRVLPKAASELWERRLGAPLLLPREMLQSLEVGGFEPESAETLHDSELDDYYREVEASLRPTSGAQASALREELALHRESNGKASVSYAFLVGRRKEPGEKPPASRDRG
- a CDS encoding HP0495 family protein, whose product is MKKDGPGDTPSEDAEKKPLIEYPSVYTFKVMGKKGSDFAEHVRDLFRKLMGAEISPDSIHEQPSSKGNYVSLSVSVYLLSEEQRRGIYDQLHKDPRVIYYL